In Stieleria varia, one genomic interval encodes:
- a CDS encoding MFS transporter, translating into MTEIAPAETGGQWSGDRSKANRSDVRHNLLYSMGDASSFGAMVGMGETYFPAFALAVGMSEASAGLVASLPIISGGLMQLLSLHLMKYFRSEQSWVVLCAGIQAAAFIPLILVAASGGVTMPILLAIASLYWASGLASGPAWNTWMDSIVPTAVRPKYFSRRSRLQQASTFTALIGSGLLLHFAQTGDWVLQGFAILFVLAGIFRIISTVCLARHRTDPRLARRATGRGQTNHSGSVTRTGRRLLVYLIVVQACVQISGPFFAPYMLKSLELSYFQYVFLMSVGFMSRIIAMSRWTAIASGYGASTLLWIGAIGLIPLSSLWILSSNMIWLAMVQACSGVAWAAYELGFFLLFFETLPAGKRTKMLTYYNFGNTVAMFAGASLGAFLLGWLGSNQQAYYWLFGVSSLGRLFAIGLLFRTKLRPAPVHQFAIRVLGIRPTSAIFDVPILSSFRNTKRPAVKEASDEARA; encoded by the coding sequence ATGACTGAAATCGCGCCAGCGGAGACCGGGGGGCAGTGGAGCGGTGATCGATCCAAGGCAAACCGAAGCGACGTGCGCCACAACCTGCTCTACAGCATGGGGGATGCATCAAGTTTTGGGGCGATGGTCGGAATGGGGGAAACCTATTTCCCTGCGTTCGCGCTCGCGGTCGGAATGAGTGAAGCATCGGCTGGATTGGTTGCCAGCCTGCCGATCATTTCCGGTGGCCTGATGCAGTTGCTGTCATTGCACCTGATGAAGTATTTTCGCAGTGAGCAGAGCTGGGTGGTGCTGTGCGCCGGCATACAAGCTGCCGCGTTCATTCCGTTGATACTGGTGGCGGCCTCTGGCGGAGTGACCATGCCGATCTTGCTCGCGATCGCGTCTCTTTATTGGGCGTCCGGTTTGGCAAGTGGCCCGGCGTGGAACACTTGGATGGACTCGATCGTGCCCACCGCGGTTCGTCCGAAGTACTTTTCCCGACGAAGCCGCTTGCAGCAAGCGTCCACATTCACAGCCTTGATTGGCAGTGGGCTGTTATTGCATTTTGCCCAGACGGGCGATTGGGTGTTGCAGGGTTTTGCGATACTGTTTGTCTTGGCTGGGATCTTTCGAATCATTTCAACCGTTTGTCTCGCGCGGCACCGCACCGATCCCCGACTCGCGAGGCGCGCGACGGGTCGTGGGCAAACCAACCACTCGGGTTCTGTCACTCGCACCGGACGGCGATTGCTCGTCTACCTGATTGTCGTGCAAGCCTGTGTTCAGATCAGTGGTCCCTTTTTTGCGCCGTACATGCTCAAGTCTTTGGAACTCAGCTATTTTCAGTACGTGTTCCTGATGTCGGTGGGATTCATGTCTCGCATCATTGCGATGTCGCGATGGACGGCGATCGCGAGTGGCTATGGTGCGTCCACGTTGTTGTGGATCGGCGCGATCGGGTTGATCCCCCTGTCGTCCTTGTGGATCTTGTCGAGCAACATGATCTGGTTGGCGATGGTTCAAGCTTGCAGTGGTGTCGCCTGGGCGGCGTACGAACTTGGGTTCTTTTTGTTGTTTTTCGAGACACTTCCGGCGGGCAAACGCACTAAGATGCTGACCTATTACAATTTTGGAAATACGGTCGCGATGTTTGCCGGCGCGTCGTTGGGTGCGTTCCTGTTGGGATGGCTCGGCTCGAATCAACAGGCTTACTATTGGTTGTTTGGGGTATCGAGTTTGGGGCGACTATTTGCAATTGGATTGCTTTTCCGGACGAAACTCAGGCCGGCGCCTGTCCATCAGTTTGCGATACGTGTGCTGGGTATTCGCCCGACCTCCGCTATCTTTGACGTACCGATCCTATCGTCGTTTCGAAACACCAAGAGGCCTGCCGTAAAGGAGGCCAGTGATGAAGCACGCGCTTGA